Proteins found in one Nitratiruptor sp. SB155-2 genomic segment:
- a CDS encoding ATP-binding cassette domain-containing protein — MKPFVCKRVQIIDKNQRKKLVDISFEIHHSLALVGQSGSGKSLTLKALLGLLPKNLHSQIEYEWEYELVRGQTLSLVPQNPFTSLSPLTKIKDQFFAPKIKAAHMLTMVGLDGSFLERYPPQLSGGQVQRVVIAMALVQEPKLLLLDEPTTALDPKTKAMVLRLLKNLQERMEFLMLFVTHDIQSAQKLCKEIAVIKDGTILEEGPLDSVVTHPRTEYTKILIESNFANREFRT, encoded by the coding sequence ATGAAGCCATTTGTTTGTAAGAGGGTGCAGATTATCGATAAAAACCAACGAAAAAAGCTTGTCGATATCTCTTTTGAGATTCATCATTCATTGGCGTTGGTGGGACAAAGCGGCAGTGGAAAGAGTCTGACACTCAAGGCCTTGCTTGGACTGCTACCGAAAAATCTTCACTCTCAAATAGAGTATGAGTGGGAGTATGAGCTTGTTCGAGGACAGACGCTATCTCTCGTTCCACAAAACCCTTTTACCTCGTTGAGTCCACTGACAAAAATAAAAGATCAATTTTTTGCTCCCAAGATAAAAGCGGCTCATATGTTGACAATGGTGGGACTTGATGGCTCTTTTTTGGAGAGATATCCTCCCCAGCTAAGCGGGGGTCAGGTACAAAGAGTAGTTATCGCTATGGCCCTTGTGCAAGAACCGAAACTGCTCCTACTAGATGAGCCCACTACTGCCCTCGATCCTAAAACCAAAGCGATGGTGTTGCGGCTTTTAAAAAATTTGCAAGAACGGATGGAGTTTTTGATGCTTTTTGTAACCCATGATATACAAAGCGCACAAAAACTTTGCAAAGAAATCGCTGTGATCAAAGATGGTACAATTTTGGAGGAGGGTCCGCTCGATTCAGTCGTTACCCATCCAAGAACAGAATATACGAAAATACTGATTGAGTCCAATTTTGCCAACAGAGAGTTTCGGACATGA
- a CDS encoding aminotransferase class I/II-fold pyridoxal phosphate-dependent enzyme, translated as MYEKELKALQRSRRFRKRRLFPLDVKDFASNDYLGLAHDKELLKRAYEKVLQFSYNTSKASALINGYTPIHQAFEEALCRLNGFESCITVGSGFLANLALIESLVRKKDKLFMDEEFHASGILASRLVEQVEFFAHNDAEDLQKRLQKGGFDRAIVAVEGIYSMSGDILNPEIFEVAKDTLLIVDEAHSSGVVGKSLLGVFDYYNIKPSPMHIKMGTLGKAYASYGAYILASSEIVSYLENRAKSIIYTTALSLMDVALAHEALQEITNKREFLYKAIQKRQSIAKDFGYETPGLIVDIEKKDVLNVQQELLEQGYLVGAIRPPTVQKPIIRVIARLGESEEDFVKVLEMLS; from the coding sequence ATGTATGAAAAAGAGCTGAAGGCCTTGCAGCGTTCCAGACGTTTTCGCAAAAGACGACTTTTTCCTCTTGATGTCAAAGATTTTGCTTCCAATGACTACCTGGGACTTGCTCATGACAAAGAGCTTTTGAAAAGAGCGTATGAAAAAGTATTGCAATTTTCTTACAACACTTCTAAAGCTTCCGCTTTAATCAACGGTTATACTCCCATTCATCAAGCCTTCGAAGAAGCGTTGTGTCGGCTCAATGGATTTGAGAGTTGTATAACGGTAGGAAGCGGATTTTTGGCAAACCTGGCACTCATAGAATCCTTAGTGAGAAAAAAAGATAAACTTTTCATGGATGAGGAGTTTCATGCTAGCGGTATTTTGGCTTCAAGGCTTGTTGAACAGGTAGAGTTTTTTGCTCATAATGATGCAGAAGATTTACAAAAAAGACTACAAAAAGGTGGTTTTGATAGAGCAATAGTTGCCGTTGAGGGGATCTACTCCATGAGTGGGGATATTCTCAATCCTGAAATTTTTGAGGTTGCCAAAGATACTCTTTTGATCGTCGATGAAGCTCATAGTAGTGGAGTCGTAGGAAAGAGTCTTCTGGGTGTTTTTGACTATTACAACATAAAGCCTTCACCGATGCATATCAAAATGGGAACGCTTGGCAAGGCCTATGCAAGTTATGGAGCGTATATCTTGGCTAGTAGCGAAATTGTCTCCTATCTGGAAAATCGGGCAAAAAGTATAATCTACACCACTGCATTGTCACTTATGGATGTAGCGTTGGCACATGAAGCGCTTCAAGAGATTACCAACAAAAGAGAGTTTTTGTACAAAGCGATTCAAAAAAGGCAGTCTATCGCAAAAGATTTTGGCTATGAAACACCGGGACTCATCGTAGATATAGAGAAAAAAGATGTATTGAATGTGCAGCAAGAACTGCTAGAACAAGGCTATCTTGTGGGTGCTATTCGCCCTCCAACCGTCCAAAAACCGATCATCCGTGTCATTGCAAGACTCGGAGAGAGCGAAGAAGACTTTGTGAAAGTTTTGGAGATGCTTTCATGA